The Pseudomonas baetica genome includes a region encoding these proteins:
- a CDS encoding OprD family porin: protein MRPPFPLITARQSFGFGAFVLCAGFTAQVQASGFLEDTTAKIESRTVYFNRDFRDGHTSSDQGGSKREESAQGFILNLQSGYTEGTVGFGIDALGMLGLQLDSSPDRSNSGLLPSSGNDPRGSKGQYAKMGLTAKVKVSDTVLKYGALLPDLPLLKYNDGRLLPTMFNGAMLTSKEVKDLTFMAARLDKYTARDSTDSQDIRVHCKNKRYACNTTADHFDMYGFDYKINDRLTAQYHYAELEDIYRQHFVGLLGNQPLGSGVLKADLRLLKSADSGNAKAGSIDNRALSGMLSYAISGHTFSGGWQRMNGDNSMPYLDGSNPYLVNYVQVNDFAAAQERSWQLRYDYDFKAIGINGLSFLTRYVNGDHIKVLGSDQEGKEWERDSELKYVIQTGTFKDVSLRLRNATYRTNYEKFARDVDETRVIVSYSFSVL from the coding sequence ATGCGTCCCCCATTTCCCCTCATCACCGCGCGCCAGTCGTTTGGCTTCGGAGCCTTTGTGCTGTGCGCCGGTTTTACCGCACAGGTTCAGGCCAGCGGATTCCTTGAAGACACCACGGCGAAAATCGAATCGCGCACGGTGTATTTCAACCGCGATTTCCGTGATGGGCACACGTCCAGTGATCAGGGCGGATCCAAGCGCGAAGAGTCGGCACAGGGCTTTATCCTCAATCTGCAATCGGGTTACACCGAGGGCACGGTGGGTTTCGGTATCGATGCGCTGGGCATGCTCGGCTTGCAACTCGATTCCAGCCCTGACCGCAGCAATAGCGGCTTGCTGCCATCGAGCGGCAACGACCCGCGCGGTTCGAAAGGCCAGTACGCCAAGATGGGCCTGACGGCGAAAGTGAAGGTCTCGGACACCGTGCTGAAGTACGGCGCGCTGCTGCCGGATCTGCCGCTGTTGAAATACAACGACGGCCGTTTGCTGCCGACGATGTTCAACGGCGCGATGCTCACTTCAAAGGAAGTGAAGGATCTGACCTTTATGGCGGCGCGTCTGGACAAGTACACCGCGCGTGATTCCACCGACTCGCAAGACATCCGCGTGCATTGCAAGAACAAGCGCTATGCGTGCAACACCACCGCCGACCATTTCGACATGTACGGCTTTGATTACAAGATCAATGATCGTCTGACGGCGCAGTATCACTACGCGGAACTTGAAGACATCTACCGTCAGCACTTCGTGGGGCTGCTGGGCAATCAGCCGCTGGGCAGCGGTGTGTTGAAGGCCGATCTGCGCTTGCTGAAAAGTGCCGACAGTGGGAATGCAAAAGCCGGTTCCATCGACAACCGTGCGTTGAGCGGCATGCTGTCTTACGCCATCAGCGGCCACACGTTCAGTGGCGGCTGGCAGCGCATGAACGGCGATAACTCGATGCCGTACCTCGATGGCAGCAACCCGTATCTGGTCAACTATGTGCAGGTCAACGACTTTGCCGCCGCGCAGGAACGTTCCTGGCAACTGCGTTACGACTATGACTTCAAGGCGATCGGCATCAACGGTCTGAGTTTCCTGACCCGTTACGTGAACGGTGATCACATCAAGGTGTTGGGCAGTGATCAGGAAGGTAAAGAGTGGGAGCGTGATAGCGAGTTGAAGTACGTGATT